A single genomic interval of Raphanus sativus cultivar WK10039 unplaced genomic scaffold, ASM80110v3 Scaffold2299, whole genome shotgun sequence harbors:
- the LOC130494770 gene encoding uncharacterized protein LOC130494770 → MVFINTQLGTSSVDETIRSSASPILIYIELSAVFAAVPAVAPVSVVTAVSANAAVSAAAAVPYTTFDSLRLGRTGLWSIDSSDSGLESNLQLILLLAAAMNQGQVSESGEPKLESSHPQAMDAEISPEADTNPEADVLATPTIAGS, encoded by the exons ATGGTATTTATTAACACTCAACTGGGCACTTCTTCTGTCGACGAAACGATTCGGTCTTCCGCTTCTCCAATCCTCATTTATATAGAGCTCTCAG CTGTTTTCGCCGCCGTCCCTGCCGTCGCTCCCGTCTCCGTCGTCACCGCCGTCTCCGCAAACGCTGCCGtttccgccgccgccgccgtcccCTACACCACCTTCGACTCACTCCGACTTGGCAGGACCGGTCTTTGGTCGATAGACTCATCCGATTCTGGACTCGAATCGAATCTGCAGCTGATTCTTTTGTTAGCCGCAGCCATG AATCAAGGACAGGTTTCGGAATCTGGAGAGCCGAAACTTGAATCCTCTCATCCGCAAGCTATGGATGCGGAGATATCTCCTGAAGCCGACACAAACCCTGAAGCAGATGTCTTGGCGACTCCTACAATAGCAG GAAGTTGA